Proteins from a genomic interval of Maylandia zebra isolate NMK-2024a linkage group LG15, Mzebra_GT3a, whole genome shotgun sequence:
- the LOC112430063 gene encoding uncharacterized protein LOC112430063 isoform X1 produces the protein MATFYTRCLQELPKLNITDVHRICRVTTTPASKLDKGFKLYAASYIHNYEVSNKDRLSGEVGVRALCYRSMRKSEAPHRLSIKLLDSSPVILTHSQCSCVAGAVMCNHTVALLFQTAHYSQLRVPVVPPVHSCTESEQQWHKPRTVGVKPGPINSMIFTKPVPNRMAQTGVRSGFYRGMVGPLPDPCLFRITEAYAKFNIEDRPLVTTMNMRPDKPLVESAFGLVQEGSVLSYQQPVLTTRYITLHRDAPPTPHLPLEGYDILPSDCVFVCSEEELLHLKSLSVTLEMAHKIEEATREQSSSSEWHQLRRPRVTASRFREVCHVRGQSSAESLAERILKGTRQTADMRRGTEMEPAIAAEYSRLMNVNYSPCGLVIHPIAPWLAASPDGVVFDPNEYPQFGFVEFKCPNVQNFIDCKYVQMECGTPKLKKSHAYYWQVQGQLLISGMQWCDFVVWAQEDYLVQRIYMDIDVHNAIREKADYFFFYIYMPRYLCLKK, from the exons ATGGCGACGTTCTACACTCGATGCCTACAAGAGCTCCCAAAATTGAACATCACCGATGTTCATCGGATTTGCAGAGTGACGACTACCCCCGCCAGCAAATTAGATAAAGGATTTAAGTTATATGCTGCATCTTATATACACAACTACGAAG TGTCCAATAAAGACAGGTTGTCAGGGGAGGTCGGTGTGAGAGCCCTGTGCTACAGGTCGATGAGGAAGAGTGAGGCACCACACAGACTAAGT ATTAAGCTTCTGGATTCATCGCCGGTGATACTGACACATAGCCAGTGCTCCTGTGTGGCAGGCGCTGTTATGTGCAATCACACAGTGGCACTGCTCTTCCAAACAGCACACTACTCACAACTCAGAGTGCCGGTTGTCCCCCCTGTGCATAGCTGCACGGAATCTGAACAGCAATGGCACAAGCCACGGACAGTG GGTGTGAAGCCAGGACCCATCAACTCCATGATCTTCACTAAGCCAGTACCAAATAGGATGGCCCAGACTGGAGTACG GAGTGGCTTCTACAGAGGCATGGTGGGTCCGTTACCAGATCCCTGCTTGTTCAGAATAACGGAGGCATATGCAAAATTTAATATTGAGGACAGGCCACTTGTGACCACAATGAACATGAGACCTGACAAGCCCCTTGTGGAAAGTGCCTTTGGGCTGGTGCAGGAGGGCAGTGTTCTGTCATATCAGCAGCCGGTTTTGACAACCCGGTACATCACACTACACCGCGATGCACCACCAACACCGCACTTGCCTCTGGAGGGGTATGACATCTTGCCATcagattgtgtgtttgtgtgctcagAAGAAGAGCTTCTGCATCTGAAAAGCTTGTCTGTAACTCTGGAAATGGCTCACAAAATAGAGGAAGCTACACGTGAGCAAAGCTCTTCGTCTGAGTGGCATCAGCTCCGCAGGCCCAGAGTGACTGCCTCTAGGTTTCGGGAGGTGTGTCACGTCAGAGGCCAGAGCTCGGCCGAGTCACTAGCAGAGCGTATATTGAAGGGAACAAGGCAGACAGCAGACATGAGGAGAGGAACTGAGATGGAGCCTGCAATAGCAGCAGAGTATAGTAGGCTAATGAATGTTAACTACTCACCCTGTGGTCTGGTCATTCACCCCATTGCCCCCTGGCTTGCTGCATCTCCTGATGGTGTTGTTTTTGACCCCAATGAATACCCCCAGTTTGGCTTCGTCGAATTCAAATGTCCCAATGTACAAAACTTTATTGACTGCAAATATGTGCAGATGGAATGTGGTACCCCTAAACTAAAAAAGAGCCACGCATATTACTGGCAAGTGCAAGGACAACTGCTCATCAGTGGGATGCAGTGGTgtgactttgttgtgtgggcacAAGAGGACTACCTAGTGCAAAGAATATACATGGATATAGATGTGCACAATGCAATCAGAGAAAAGGCagactatttctttttttacatatatatgcCAAGATacctgtgtttgaaaaaatga
- the LOC112430063 gene encoding uncharacterized protein LOC112430063 isoform X2, with product MLHLIYTTTKIKLLDSSPVILTHSQCSCVAGAVMCNHTVALLFQTAHYSQLRVPVVPPVHSCTESEQQWHKPRTVGVKPGPINSMIFTKPVPNRMAQTGVRSGFYRGMVGPLPDPCLFRITEAYAKFNIEDRPLVTTMNMRPDKPLVESAFGLVQEGSVLSYQQPVLTTRYITLHRDAPPTPHLPLEGYDILPSDCVFVCSEEELLHLKSLSVTLEMAHKIEEATREQSSSSEWHQLRRPRVTASRFREVCHVRGQSSAESLAERILKGTRQTADMRRGTEMEPAIAAEYSRLMNVNYSPCGLVIHPIAPWLAASPDGVVFDPNEYPQFGFVEFKCPNVQNFIDCKYVQMECGTPKLKKSHAYYWQVQGQLLISGMQWCDFVVWAQEDYLVQRIYMDIDVHNAIREKADYFFFYIYMPRYLCLKK from the exons ATGCTGCATCTTATATACACAACTACGAAG ATTAAGCTTCTGGATTCATCGCCGGTGATACTGACACATAGCCAGTGCTCCTGTGTGGCAGGCGCTGTTATGTGCAATCACACAGTGGCACTGCTCTTCCAAACAGCACACTACTCACAACTCAGAGTGCCGGTTGTCCCCCCTGTGCATAGCTGCACGGAATCTGAACAGCAATGGCACAAGCCACGGACAGTG GGTGTGAAGCCAGGACCCATCAACTCCATGATCTTCACTAAGCCAGTACCAAATAGGATGGCCCAGACTGGAGTACG GAGTGGCTTCTACAGAGGCATGGTGGGTCCGTTACCAGATCCCTGCTTGTTCAGAATAACGGAGGCATATGCAAAATTTAATATTGAGGACAGGCCACTTGTGACCACAATGAACATGAGACCTGACAAGCCCCTTGTGGAAAGTGCCTTTGGGCTGGTGCAGGAGGGCAGTGTTCTGTCATATCAGCAGCCGGTTTTGACAACCCGGTACATCACACTACACCGCGATGCACCACCAACACCGCACTTGCCTCTGGAGGGGTATGACATCTTGCCATcagattgtgtgtttgtgtgctcagAAGAAGAGCTTCTGCATCTGAAAAGCTTGTCTGTAACTCTGGAAATGGCTCACAAAATAGAGGAAGCTACACGTGAGCAAAGCTCTTCGTCTGAGTGGCATCAGCTCCGCAGGCCCAGAGTGACTGCCTCTAGGTTTCGGGAGGTGTGTCACGTCAGAGGCCAGAGCTCGGCCGAGTCACTAGCAGAGCGTATATTGAAGGGAACAAGGCAGACAGCAGACATGAGGAGAGGAACTGAGATGGAGCCTGCAATAGCAGCAGAGTATAGTAGGCTAATGAATGTTAACTACTCACCCTGTGGTCTGGTCATTCACCCCATTGCCCCCTGGCTTGCTGCATCTCCTGATGGTGTTGTTTTTGACCCCAATGAATACCCCCAGTTTGGCTTCGTCGAATTCAAATGTCCCAATGTACAAAACTTTATTGACTGCAAATATGTGCAGATGGAATGTGGTACCCCTAAACTAAAAAAGAGCCACGCATATTACTGGCAAGTGCAAGGACAACTGCTCATCAGTGGGATGCAGTGGTgtgactttgttgtgtgggcacAAGAGGACTACCTAGTGCAAAGAATATACATGGATATAGATGTGCACAATGCAATCAGAGAAAAGGCagactatttctttttttacatatatatgcCAAGATacctgtgtttgaaaaaatga